A stretch of the Jeotgalibacillus haloalkalitolerans genome encodes the following:
- a CDS encoding VOC family protein: MAINVYMVFDGDAYEAIRYYEKVFDAGKAEIMTFGEAPPHPEYPLPEEAKQRVMHGRLEINGSDVMFSDTFPGSILNKGDNITLAVVLEDEETLRTQFNRLKEGGVVQMELQETFCSKLYGQVIDRFGISWQFNLGE; encoded by the coding sequence AATGTGTATATGGTTTTTGATGGTGATGCCTATGAAGCGATCCGCTATTATGAGAAAGTATTTGATGCTGGTAAAGCAGAAATTATGACGTTTGGTGAAGCACCGCCACATCCTGAATATCCGCTGCCGGAAGAGGCAAAACAAAGGGTCATGCATGGCCGGCTTGAGATCAACGGAAGCGATGTGATGTTTTCGGATACATTTCCCGGTTCAATCCTGAATAAAGGCGATAACATTACGCTTGCTGTTGTACTGGAGGATGAAGAGACATTACGCACGCAATTTAACCGTTTAAAAGAAGGTGGAGTGGTTCAGATGGAACTTCAGGAAACATTCTGTAGTAAGCTGTATGGACAGGTCATTGACCGCTTTGGCATCTCGTGGCAATTCAATCTGGGGGAATAG
- a CDS encoding fluoride efflux transporter FluC, with product MNLLLLGAGGFFGAIARYLLSTYGNRTSPFMPFGTMLVNLLGSFLLGMTIGFELSSAFNALFATGFLGAFTTFSTMQTEAVKLFDEKKRLRAALYLLMTFSGGTLFAALGFLIIAA from the coding sequence ATGAACCTATTACTACTTGGGGCTGGCGGATTTTTCGGGGCAATTGCGAGATATTTACTTTCGACATATGGGAACAGAACGTCTCCATTTATGCCGTTTGGTACAATGCTGGTGAATTTACTCGGTTCTTTTCTGCTTGGTATGACGATTGGCTTTGAGCTTTCATCAGCATTCAATGCACTTTTTGCAACAGGTTTCCTCGGCGCATTTACGACTTTTTCAACGATGCAGACTGAAGCAGTTAAGCTTTTTGATGAAAAGAAGCGGCTGCGCGCAGCCTTGTATTTACTGATGACATTTTCAGGTGGTACCCTTTTTGCGGCTCTTGGATTTTTGATCATTGCGGCTTAA
- a CDS encoding fluoride efflux transporter FluC: MNLLWVGLGGAAGVLLRALANTLIQSSFPFSTLIVNLLGSFLLGLLSTAPLKINRGVRLGMTTGMIGSFTTLSAVSAELFSFLQGEQYWFAIIYFLISLAGGFLFAYSGMKVGQKAGGDL; the protein is encoded by the coding sequence ATGAACCTATTGTGGGTTGGTCTTGGCGGGGCTGCCGGTGTATTGCTGAGGGCGTTAGCTAATACACTGATCCAAAGCAGTTTCCCTTTTTCGACATTAATCGTAAATCTTCTCGGTTCATTTTTACTTGGACTGCTGTCAACCGCTCCACTCAAGATCAACCGTGGCGTCAGACTTGGAATGACGACCGGGATGATTGGATCTTTTACAACGCTGTCAGCTGTCAGTGCAGAATTATTCAGTTTTTTACAGGGTGAACAATATTGGTTTGCCATTATTTATTTCCTGATCAGCTTGGCTGGCGGTTTTTTATTTGCCTATAGCGGCATGAAGGTTGGTCAGAAGGCAGGTGGAGATTTATGA
- the mnmH gene encoding tRNA 2-selenouridine(34) synthase MnmH, which yields MTREISLNDLMKAHENNDRILVDVRSPGEFEEGSIPGSVNIPVFDNEERAEIGTIYKQVGQEAAKERGLEIFSAKLPQFVKQFKALGGPVSVFCWRGGMRSKTAATTTELMGIDVNRLTGGIRTYRQWVVQSLEAYEFNPELLVLNGYTGSGKTVLLNRLKDEGYPVIDLEKMAGHRGSIFGQIGLEPSNQKKFDSLLITELRKLQNSPYILIEGESRRIGRVHMPDFLHEKKEKAPQLFLDLPAEVRVKNILQDYQPDQTPAQFMEAFEKIERRIHTPISREIRALLTKQHYEEAVKLLLLHYYDPRYEHSISSQDGKHTFITAESMDEAYEKVKQAANSFSYSASRQH from the coding sequence AAAGCACATGAAAATAACGACAGAATTCTGGTTGATGTCCGCTCTCCGGGTGAATTTGAAGAAGGCTCTATTCCGGGTAGTGTCAACATACCCGTTTTTGATAATGAAGAACGTGCAGAAATCGGAACGATCTATAAGCAGGTTGGACAGGAAGCAGCAAAGGAACGCGGCCTTGAGATTTTCTCTGCAAAATTGCCTCAATTTGTGAAGCAGTTCAAAGCGTTAGGCGGTCCGGTTTCTGTGTTTTGCTGGCGTGGAGGGATGAGAAGTAAAACGGCAGCTACCACAACTGAGCTGATGGGTATTGATGTGAACCGTTTGACTGGAGGTATTCGGACATATAGACAGTGGGTCGTCCAGTCTCTGGAAGCATATGAATTCAATCCTGAATTGCTCGTACTGAACGGTTACACCGGTTCTGGAAAAACAGTGTTATTAAATCGGCTGAAAGATGAAGGCTATCCTGTGATTGATCTTGAAAAAATGGCTGGTCATCGCGGATCAATTTTTGGACAAATCGGTTTAGAACCAAGCAACCAGAAGAAATTCGATTCCTTGTTGATTACAGAATTGAGAAAACTGCAAAATTCTCCTTATATATTGATTGAAGGCGAGAGCAGAAGAATCGGCCGCGTTCATATGCCTGATTTCCTTCATGAAAAAAAAGAAAAAGCACCTCAGCTGTTTCTTGACCTACCGGCTGAAGTACGCGTTAAAAATATCTTACAGGATTATCAGCCTGATCAGACACCGGCACAATTTATGGAGGCATTCGAAAAGATCGAACGCAGAATTCACACGCCAATTTCCCGGGAAATACGTGCTCTTTTGACAAAACAGCATTATGAAGAAGCCGTAAAACTATTACTATTACATTATTACGATCCAAGATATGAGCATTCAATCAGCTCGCAGGATGGCAAGCATACATTCATTACGGCTGAATCAATGGATGAAGCTTATGAGAAAGTGAAGCAGGCAGCGAATTCATTCAGCTATTCAGCAAGCCGTCAGCATTAA